CGCGTCCTCGACGGCCTTGCGGAAGCCGCCCGACGTCAGCAGCGTCGGCAGTTCCGGCTCGTCGGCGTAGGCCGCGGTGATGTCGTTGAGGAACTTCGCGCGGATGATGCAGCCGCCGCGCCAGATCGAGGCGACCTTGCCGAGGTCGATGTCCCAGCCGTACTCCGTCGCGCCGGCCTGGATCTGGTTGAAGCCCTGCGCGTACGCGACCACCTTCGACGCGTACAGCGCCTGCTCGACGTCGTCGGCGAAGCGCTCCAGCGAAGAACCCGACAGCGGCGCCGCCGAAGGACCGCCGAGACCGCGGGCCGCCGCGCGCAGCGACTTCGACCCGGACAGCGAACGCGCGAAGACGGCTTCGGCGATGCCCGAGATCGGGACGCCGAGGTCGAGGCCGATCTGGACGGTCCAGCGGCCGGTGCCCTTCTGCTCGGCGGCGTCCTCGACGATGTCGACGAACGGCTTGCCGGACGAGGAGTCGACGTGCGCCAGCACATCGGCGGTGATCTCGATCAGGTAGGAGTCCAGCCGTCCGGTGTTCCACGTGCGGAACACGTCGGCGATCTCGGCCGGTGCGTAGCCGCCCGCGTGCCGGAGCAGGTCGAACGACTCCGCGATCAGCTGCATGTCGGCGTACTCGATGCCGTTGTGCACCATCTTCACGAAGTGGCCGGCGCCGTCCGCGCCGATGTGCGTGCAGCACGGCTCGCCGTCGACCTTCGCCGAGATGTCCTCGAACAGCGGGCCGAGCGACTCGTACGACTCCTTCGAGCCGCCGGGCATGATGCTCGGCCCGTGCAGCGCGCCCTCCTCGCCGCCGGAGACGCCGCTGCCGACGAAGTGCAGCCCACGCTCGCGCAGCGCCTTCTCGCGGCGGCGCGTGTCGGCGAAGTGCGCGTTGCCGGCGTCGATGATGACGTCGCCCTCTTCGAGCAGCGGCGCGAACTCCTCGATGACGGCGTCCGTCGGCCCGCCCGCCTTGACCATGATCACGACCTGCCGGGGCCGCTCCAGCGCGTCGACGAAGTCCTGCGCGGAGTACGCGGGGATGAAGTCACCCTCGTCGCCGAACTGCTCCACCAGCGCGCGGGTCCGCTCCTCGGACCGGTTGTGCAGGGCCACCGTGTGCCCGTGCCGGGCCAGGTTGCGGGCCAGGTTGCGGCCCATGACCGCCAGGCCGGTGACCCCGATGCTCGCCTTCTTGCTCATCCGAATCCTCTCGAAGTCTCTCTCGATTCAGACCCTAGTCCGATCGTGCGCTCAAGGGAGGCCACGGAGCGACGGCTCACTCAGTTCAGGAGAAGCAGCGGATCGGGCCCTTGTTGAAGGCGAGCATGTCCGTGATCGCCGCCACCAGGTCGATGTCCGCGCCCCACTCGGCGCCGTCCAGCTCGGCGTACGCCCGGTGCAGGTTCCCCGGCAGCCGCTCCTGCTCGCTCAGCGACGCGAAGTCACCCAGGTCGGTCTCCTTCGCCAGCTCCAGCGGCGACAGCCCGGCGGCCTTCCCGCGCTCGGCCGTCTTCTGGACGAAGGCCAGGTACGCATCGACCGTGTCGACGACGTCCAGCCCGCACGCCGGGCCGTGCCCGGGCAGGATCACCTCCGGCTCGAGTTCCCGGACGACGTCGAGCGCCTTGCGCCAGCCCGCCACCGAGCCCATCAGCGCGAACGGGCTCCCGCCGTTGAACACCAGGTCACCGGCGTAGAGCACACGCGGGCCTGGCAGCCAGGCCAGGACGTCGTTGGTCGTGTGGGCCGCGTGGCCGGGATGGATCAGCTGGATCTCGACGTCGCCGGCGTACAGCGTGAGCCGGTCGTCGAACACGATCTCGGGCGGCCGTGACCGCAGCTCGCCCCAGTCGCTGCCGACGAAGATCCCCTCGAACTTCTGGATGCCCTCGGCGGCCATCAGCTCGCGCGTCTTGCGGTGGCCGATCACCGCCGCGCCCGTGACGAGGTAGTTGCCGTTGGTGTGGTCGCCGTGGTGGTGGGTGTTGACCAGCGTCGTCACCGGGCTGCCGGTCGCGGCTTCGACCGTCTCCAGCAGCGCGCGCGTGCGGCGTTCGGTCGAGCACGTGTCGATCAGCACGGTGTGGTCGCCGGCGTCGACGAACCCGCAGTTGTTGATGTACCAGGAGCCGTCGGGCTGGACGTAGCCGTGGACCTGGTCGGCCAGCCGGGTGACGGTGGCGGCGGAGGGCGAACGATCGGTCACGGGGTCACTATGCCCCAGACGGGGCTCCGCCGGTTGGCGGAATAATTCGGAATTTCGCTGGTCCAGGCGAGTGACAACGCAGGTGACTGGCGTTCCGCGACGTTTCCTGGAACGCTGCGCGATGTCATCATCGAGATCCGCAAGGTGAAGCACTAGCCTGGGTGGGTTCGATAGTTCGCGCGCGACGGCGACCGGGAGGCCGCCGTCGCTTGGTAGTGGTCCGGGAGAGCAGGGCGATGGCCAGCACCGTCACCTCGCGCCGGAAGCAGCTCGGGAACGAGCTCCGGCATGCCCGCACCGCGGCGCGGATGACACAGCAGCAGGTTGCCGAGGTCCTCGGCTGCACCCAGGGCAAGGTCAACAAGATCGAGTCCGGTGCCGTCGGGGTGAAGCTCGGGGATGTGCGATCGATGCTGAACGCGTTCGGGATCAACGGCGAAGAGGCCGACACGCTGATGAACCTGGCGCGCGCCGCCGCCGGGCAGCGCGGCCACTGGTCGGGCTACCGCTCGGTGGTGCCGCACTGGTTCCGCACCTTCACGGACCTGGAGCCCGCGGCCGCGGAGATCCTCACCTGGCACGGTGAGCGCATCCCCGGCCCGCTGCAGTCCGAGCACTACATGCTGAAGCAGTTCACCGAGGCCGGCGCGACGGACGTGACGTCGCTGGTGCGCAACCGCCTCGACCGCAAGGCGGTGTTCGAGCAGCAGCAGCCGCCGTACTACCGGTTCATCATCAGCGAAGGCTCGCTGCGCCGGGCTCCCGGCGGCTACGCGCCCGCGGTGATGCTCGACCAGGTCGAGCACCTGCTCTCGCTCGAGAAGCACCCGCGGGTGTACGTGCACGTACTGCCGTTCGGGGCACGGCTGGCCGCGGTCCCCAACGACTTCACGATCATGCGGTTCCCGGACCGCACGCGGGACTTCGTCTACATCGAGCACTCCGCCGGCGGGCTCTACCTCGACGACGTCAAGGACTTCAACATCTTCGTCGACTCGTGGGACCGGCTGCGCGGCGCCGCGCTGGAGCGCCAGGAGACCCGGCAGTTCCTCAAGGAGCTTGCGGAGGGTTACCGCGCCCAGATGCAGCAGATCCAATAGGGCGAATGGTGGCGCGAGCCGTCCCCGGTGGTGAACAACTGTCGGTAGAGTGGGCCTGTTGCGCTCGAATTCACCGGAAGTGCCGCGCGAAGGGGACGTCGTGGACCCCGACTTCCTTCCCGAAGCCATCGACCTCGACCGGCCGAACATCGCGCGCATCTACGACTGGGCCCTCGGCGGCACCGCGAACTGGGCGATCGACCGGCAGTACGGCGTGCAGGCGGTGCAGG
This window of the Amycolatopsis balhimycina FH 1894 genome carries:
- the gndA gene encoding NADP-dependent phosphogluconate dehydrogenase; this translates as MSKKASIGVTGLAVMGRNLARNLARHGHTVALHNRSEERTRALVEQFGDEGDFIPAYSAQDFVDALERPRQVVIMVKAGGPTDAVIEEFAPLLEEGDVIIDAGNAHFADTRRREKALRERGLHFVGSGVSGGEEGALHGPSIMPGGSKESYESLGPLFEDISAKVDGEPCCTHIGADGAGHFVKMVHNGIEYADMQLIAESFDLLRHAGGYAPAEIADVFRTWNTGRLDSYLIEITADVLAHVDSSSGKPFVDIVEDAAEQKGTGRWTVQIGLDLGVPISGIAEAVFARSLSGSKSLRAAARGLGGPSAAPLSGSSLERFADDVEQALYASKVVAYAQGFNQIQAGATEYGWDIDLGKVASIWRGGCIIRAKFLNDITAAYADEPELPTLLTSGGFRKAVEDAQDSWRSVISTAVKLGIPTPGFSTALAYYDGLRADRLPAALVQGQRDFFGAHTYRRVDREGSFHTAWAADGRPESDA
- a CDS encoding MBL fold metallo-hydrolase, with translation MTDRSPSAATVTRLADQVHGYVQPDGSWYINNCGFVDAGDHTVLIDTCSTERRTRALLETVEAATGSPVTTLVNTHHHGDHTNGNYLVTGAAVIGHRKTRELMAAEGIQKFEGIFVGSDWGELRSRPPEIVFDDRLTLYAGDVEIQLIHPGHAAHTTNDVLAWLPGPRVLYAGDLVFNGGSPFALMGSVAGWRKALDVVRELEPEVILPGHGPACGLDVVDTVDAYLAFVQKTAERGKAAGLSPLELAKETDLGDFASLSEQERLPGNLHRAYAELDGAEWGADIDLVAAITDMLAFNKGPIRCFS
- a CDS encoding helix-turn-helix domain-containing protein produces the protein MASTVTSRRKQLGNELRHARTAARMTQQQVAEVLGCTQGKVNKIESGAVGVKLGDVRSMLNAFGINGEEADTLMNLARAAAGQRGHWSGYRSVVPHWFRTFTDLEPAAAEILTWHGERIPGPLQSEHYMLKQFTEAGATDVTSLVRNRLDRKAVFEQQQPPYYRFIISEGSLRRAPGGYAPAVMLDQVEHLLSLEKHPRVYVHVLPFGARLAAVPNDFTIMRFPDRTRDFVYIEHSAGGLYLDDVKDFNIFVDSWDRLRGAALERQETRQFLKELAEGYRAQMQQIQ